In Burkholderia sp. NRF60-BP8, a single window of DNA contains:
- a CDS encoding methyl-accepting chemotaxis protein, giving the protein MKAASLHPQPGAAAAAPDVAAGRAARRAQAARRARRPWTVKATLRAAFAILLAGTLAIGMFSLWQISRLNASIASVYEQGHVASRAAEEVRAEVLRASRAQKMLLTATTAKERDELGADVSAGLASIGQALGTLQRYADPADAGDSARLHAFSTAVGTWSAHLRDFVTLVRAQPLDLSQMNWQVGTQDVSLLVETGKLEKLVAELVKTRGEKSKATLDASATIFSSSFAMIAAMTAALIVLAVAIAERVVRRLASQLGGEPAHAKEIAADIARGDLTRPITLGRHDRDSMVRALAEMQTGLAATVGEIAVSAEAIAAASGEISTGNLDLSRRTEQQAVALERTAASMEQLTSTVRQNAENARQASTLAANASAVAEAGGEVVGRVVATMSEIDDSAKNIRDIIGTIEGIAFQTNILALNAAVEAARAGEQGRGFSVVAGEVRLLAQRSATAAKEIRELIGASVERVANGAALAHDAGRTMGDVVRAVKRVTDIIGEISAASDEQSAGIDEIGRAVTQMDAGTQQNAALVEQAAAAANALDEQAQALKALVGRFRIAA; this is encoded by the coding sequence ATGAAAGCAGCATCTTTGCATCCACAGCCCGGTGCAGCCGCCGCCGCACCCGACGTTGCCGCCGGTCGCGCCGCTCGGCGCGCGCAGGCGGCGCGTCGCGCGCGCCGGCCGTGGACCGTCAAGGCGACGTTGCGCGCCGCATTCGCGATCCTGCTGGCCGGCACGCTCGCGATCGGCATGTTTTCGCTGTGGCAGATCAGCCGCCTGAACGCGTCGATCGCGTCGGTCTACGAGCAGGGGCACGTCGCGAGCCGTGCGGCCGAGGAAGTCCGCGCCGAGGTGCTGCGCGCGAGCCGCGCGCAGAAGATGCTGCTGACCGCGACCACCGCGAAGGAGCGCGACGAACTCGGCGCCGACGTGAGCGCGGGACTCGCGTCGATCGGCCAGGCGCTCGGCACGCTGCAGCGCTATGCGGATCCGGCCGATGCCGGCGATTCGGCGCGGCTGCACGCATTCTCGACGGCGGTCGGCACGTGGAGCGCGCATCTGCGCGATTTCGTCACGCTCGTGCGTGCGCAGCCGCTCGACCTGTCGCAGATGAACTGGCAGGTCGGCACGCAGGACGTGTCGCTGCTGGTCGAAACCGGCAAGCTCGAAAAGCTCGTCGCCGAACTCGTGAAGACGCGCGGCGAAAAGTCGAAGGCGACGCTCGATGCGTCCGCGACCATTTTTTCGTCGTCGTTCGCGATGATCGCGGCGATGACGGCCGCGCTGATCGTGCTGGCCGTCGCGATCGCCGAGCGCGTCGTGCGGCGCCTCGCATCGCAGCTCGGCGGCGAGCCCGCGCACGCGAAGGAGATTGCCGCGGACATCGCGCGCGGCGACCTGACGCGGCCGATCACGCTCGGCCGCCACGACCGCGACAGCATGGTGCGCGCGCTGGCCGAGATGCAGACGGGGCTCGCGGCCACCGTGGGCGAGATCGCGGTGAGCGCCGAGGCGATCGCGGCCGCGTCCGGCGAAATCTCGACCGGCAACCTCGACCTGTCGCGGCGTACCGAACAGCAGGCCGTCGCGCTCGAGCGCACCGCGGCCAGCATGGAGCAGCTCACGTCGACCGTGCGGCAGAACGCCGAGAACGCGCGGCAGGCGAGCACGCTCGCGGCCAATGCGTCCGCAGTCGCGGAGGCGGGCGGGGAGGTCGTCGGGCGCGTGGTCGCGACGATGAGCGAGATCGACGACAGCGCGAAGAACATTCGCGACATCATCGGCACGATCGAGGGGATCGCATTCCAGACCAACATTCTCGCGTTGAACGCGGCGGTCGAGGCCGCGCGCGCCGGCGAACAGGGACGCGGCTTTTCGGTGGTCGCGGGCGAGGTGCGGCTGCTCGCGCAGCGCTCGGCGACGGCGGCCAAGGAGATTCGGGAACTGATCGGCGCGTCGGTCGAGCGCGTGGCGAACGGCGCGGCGCTCGCGCACGACGCGGGCCGCACGATGGGCGACGTGGTACGCGCGGTCAAGCGCGTGACCGACATCATCGGCGAGATCTCGGCGGCGTCGGACGAGCAGAGCGCGGGGATCGACGAGATCGGCCGCGCGGTCACGCAGATGGACGCCGGCACCCAGCAGAACGCGGCGCTCGTCGAACAGGCGGCCGCTGCCGCGAACGCGCTCGACGAGCAGGCGCAGGCGTTGAAGGCGCTGGTCGGGCGTTTCCGTATCGCGGCGTGA
- a CDS encoding MFS transporter, whose amino-acid sequence METSLDSGSAGAAAAQPSAPPVARTVYPVLGAISFSHMLNDMIQSLILAIYPMLKSQFALSFAQIGLITLTYQITASLLQPLVGLYTDKRPKPYSLPVGMGFTLAGLLLMSAASNFPMLLVAAALVGCGSSVFHPESSRVARMASGGQHGLAQSVFQVGGNAGSALGPLLAALVIIPHGQHSIAWFSAAALVAMIVLTQIGHWYKKHPSMKKKAASAGHPTLSRGRVMGAIGVLVLLVFSKYFYLASINSYFTFYLIDKFHLSVQAAQIHLFVFLAAVAAGTLIGGPVGDRIGRKYVIWVSILGVAPFTMLLPYANLFWTSVLTVIIGVVLASAFAAILVYATELMPGKVGMVAGLFFGFAFGLGGVGAAVLGQLADATSIPFVYKVCSFLPLIGVLTVFLPNLESSRRKKA is encoded by the coding sequence ATGGAAACCAGCCTCGACTCCGGCTCCGCCGGCGCAGCCGCCGCCCAGCCGTCCGCACCGCCCGTCGCCCGCACCGTCTATCCGGTGCTCGGCGCGATCAGCTTCTCGCACATGCTCAACGACATGATCCAGTCGTTGATCCTCGCGATCTATCCGATGCTCAAGAGCCAGTTCGCGCTGTCGTTCGCGCAGATCGGCCTGATCACGCTCACCTACCAGATCACCGCGTCGCTGCTGCAGCCGCTCGTCGGCCTCTATACCGACAAGCGTCCGAAGCCGTATTCGCTGCCGGTCGGCATGGGCTTCACGCTCGCCGGGCTGCTGCTGATGTCGGCGGCGTCGAATTTCCCGATGCTGCTGGTGGCCGCCGCGCTCGTCGGCTGCGGCTCGTCGGTGTTCCACCCCGAATCGTCGCGGGTCGCGCGGATGGCGTCGGGCGGCCAGCACGGGCTCGCGCAGTCGGTGTTCCAGGTGGGCGGCAATGCAGGCTCGGCGCTCGGGCCGCTGCTCGCCGCGCTCGTGATCATTCCGCACGGCCAGCACAGCATCGCGTGGTTCTCGGCGGCCGCGCTCGTCGCGATGATCGTGCTCACGCAGATCGGCCACTGGTACAAGAAGCATCCGTCGATGAAGAAGAAGGCTGCGTCGGCCGGCCACCCGACGCTGTCGCGCGGCCGCGTGATGGGCGCGATCGGCGTGCTGGTGCTGCTCGTGTTCTCGAAGTACTTCTACCTCGCGAGCATCAACAGCTATTTCACGTTCTATCTGATCGACAAGTTCCACCTGTCGGTGCAGGCCGCGCAGATCCACCTGTTCGTGTTCCTCGCGGCGGTGGCGGCCGGCACGCTGATCGGCGGGCCCGTCGGCGACCGGATCGGCCGCAAGTACGTGATCTGGGTGTCGATCCTCGGCGTCGCGCCGTTCACGATGCTGCTGCCGTACGCGAACCTGTTCTGGACGAGCGTGCTGACCGTGATCATCGGCGTCGTGCTGGCGTCGGCGTTCGCCGCGATCCTCGTCTATGCGACGGAGCTGATGCCCGGCAAGGTCGGGATGGTCGCGGGCCTGTTCTTCGGCTTCGCATTCGGCCTGGGCGGCGTCGGCGCGGCCGTGCTCGGCCAGCTCGCGGACGCGACGAGCATCCCGTTCGTCTACAAGGTATGCTCGTTCCTGCCGCTGATCGGCGTGCTGACGGTGTTCCTGCCGAACCTCGAAAGCAGCCGGCGCAAGAAGGCATGA